The following DNA comes from Miscanthus floridulus cultivar M001 chromosome 5, ASM1932011v1, whole genome shotgun sequence.
GCATGTGCGTGGACAGGAGCCTCGGCGACGGCAGCGCCTCTATCATGCTCTCCTGCCCAGCGTGAATTtctagaagaaaaaaaatgtcaagatttatgacatcaaattagaTTATTAGATataccataaaatatattttcataatgtgctcattttagccatgttcgcttctcttataatccgtcttttttagcttgttttttcaaccggaacaatgtttttctctcacaacaaataagacggaacagtgtttcggcttgttttttcaacgaagcgaacgggACTTTTATGTTATAAGTGTTGTTACTCTTTTCTatgaagttagtcaaacttaagatagtttgactgacacgaattctaggaattgatttatttaggaAGAGAGAGAGTATTTGTAAAGTTAGAAAAAAAACATTTGTTGCACCACGCAATGGGCAGGGGATCGCTTCTATGCACGATTTGCAACATCATCTAGAAGGccaattcaaaaaaaaaacatctaGAAGGTGGTTAGTACAATGTCTCTTGTGATTTCTATCGACTATGGACATATTTACTGTAAATTTATTGTAATAATCAGAGTGTTTGGATCTCTTGATTACTATGGCAAAAAAACGTTGGGTCTAGGTCCAATGCtccatctcttttcttctacATCTAATCTAGCCTCTTTCTTCTCCATCTGCTCGTTCATGGTGTCTTCATGCGACGCCCTGCCCACTGCCTACTTTGTCTCTGGCGGCTCCTTATCGTTGGACCACCCCCACCTCCACGCTAATTCAACTTCACTAACGAATCACTATTATATCCTCGCTCTTGTCCAACCCAATTGCCTTCCTACACTCCCCGGTTAACAGGACTGCTGCCACGCCTCACCACTCCCACACCCGCCACCACCGTTGGTCCGGCCTTTCTCCTCAAAATTTCCTTCTAGGCCtactgaagctggagaagaaagGTCACTCAACCCTAAACCCAACCAAGCTAATCAGACGATGAGAACTTTGACCAGAGCGTTGATCGTACGCCCTAGAAAATCAAGTGTTGATACTCCAAAACAACCAAGTGTTGTTTAGCATTTCTCAAATAAAAATACTACCCAATCACACAAAAAAATACTACCCACTGctatttagcttttctagatacgtagcTTTTGCTATAGACTTAGATATATACGCGTAGGTACATAGTCAACACAATGTATCTATAAAAgttaaaatgtcttataatttagaacatagAGAATATAAAGTTAGTTAAATTAAGTTTAACTTAGGAGTGATTCTAAGAATTTATTTATTTTACGACGGATGGAGTACTGGAGGCAGGGATGGGCTGGGCGGACGAACCAGGTGTAGCTTGATCGTTTGTTATAAAGAAAGAAAAATGGGGGGAAAATCAGTTGTTTTTTATTTATTGCAACATACGCCTTATGCTTgtactagtataatgcccgtgctaacgctactgTGACATTTGGTAATCCAAATCAAACAACAAAAAGTGATTTACCGACATAATACTTATAATTTCAAAAGATCTGGATCCAATATTACAAGGGAACACTGACCTCTTTGCCAAAGACAACTTTATTATCATGGATTCAACAATAATACCATTATAAAACAAAACTCGACACGAAACTGGAAACAATACTCAGTCTTTGACATGACATATTGGCAAAACATGCATGTTCACGCACAACTTTTTTTTCTCTCCACTCCAAACTTCTCAATTCTTAAGCTTTGCAGCTACCGGCCTTCCTGCTGAGCTCATGAGCCATCATGTTGTACTTGCACGTgtcaacaaaagaaaaaaaaagaaatctcaTGAACATAGATTGAGAAAATATTTATAATTCATGCAAAAAGCAATTTAAACAATTTCCAGCAACAAACATCAGCAAGCCTTGCTTGCACCCAGTCACATAGGTCAGCTCTGCAATCCTGCAATGTAGTTATAAACAGAAAGCCCGGATAATTTTACTACCAAACACAATTAACTACTTTAGTATTGCTGCTAACAACAGCAAGCTGACAACCATGACAAAACCACTCCAGTATTGCACCCAACAACAGCCAAAAGAAAACTACTCGAGTACTGCACCTTCAACAGCAAACCAGCAGCTAGAAAGATATGCACAGAGAAATACATCTCCTACAGGAGCACATGCCTAGGCAGCAAGATGGCTTCAGGTCTTCAAGCTCCACTATCTTCATAAGGTGCCCTTAGAGCTAATTAGCTGGTGCTTTATCTGGATGTCCAGTGGACTCAAGTTACACAACATGATTTAATCTCTAAGATAGCCAAAATAGTTGCATTATCATTGACATAGGGAACACATACCAGAAGCGGCAATTGCTTGCCAACAGCCCACAGGCTTTCTTAAAGTCCCAGCCAGATGAAATATTATCTGAGAAGACAATCAAATGACTTTAAATATAATCTAGCCTGAGATGTAGATTCATAAACATGCAACGGAAAGAGAGCTAACATCAAGCTTATAATTGTGCTCAACGCTAATTAGCCCATCCCATCAAGTATCCCATTTCACCTAGATTATTTTttcataaataaaaaaagaagggCACATAAGAAAGCATGCCTGCAAATCCTGAAAAAATGCAATATAACCTGTGACGTCTAATGATTACACTATTTAAGAAAGAATGTAGCTTTGTAATGTGTCGGTAGTGATTAAATTTGGAAACAGACAATTGAGATCGTGCCATTTTCAGGGCTCAACAAACACCCAGGTAACATTTTCTGTAGCAAGAGATCATTGTCTGAACTCTGGAACTACTTGGGCTCTAGAAAAAAAGTAGGCTCGGGACCTCACCTTGTGGTCACAGATTGGCTCATTAACAATAGTAGGAGTAACACTAACGTATATAGGAAAATTCTTTGCAAGAGCAGACTCTTGAAAAAAGAAACCTATAGTATTATGCATAAAAGAACTCTCATAACTGCTTACTATACACCTCACATGCCTTGATTTGAATGCGACTGaacaaaagaaatagaaaaaggcAAATTAAAGGAGTCTATCTACCTTGCGAGAGACAAATGAACATCAATAGTAATTTGGTAAAGAAACATACTCACTGTACTTTGTTGAATATAAAAACAAGGATTATTAATTGATTCAGGAACGATATACAGACCGTTAATAGATACACCATCCATATTTAAATATATGACATTTAGAACAAGCTAATTAGTTCTAGCCTGTCCTCAATGTCATATATttaaaaatggagggagtacaatatATGACATTCACGGATTACACCGAATGGCCATGGTTCATTAGCAGATAGAGCACTACCAAAGGTTTCTGTTGCCTAAAGTCTTAAAACCTATAAGATGTTCCTTGAACTTGCATGTTTTATATGCTTTACAATAAAGATTGTCAATGTTCTTCCATGTAAAGGTTTCTCTGTTATTTTCCAAGTTGTTCTAACCTGGGAACCTTAGAAAACCTTCAGATCATGCAGTTGCTGTCAGTATGGCACTGCACTTTAACAAAATATTACATTTCCTACTACTGCAAAATTATTgatgcactcaagtcaaccatctCTACTGCAAGTCTGAACCAGGGTTTGCCAGAGCATCGAAATGAAAAAATTACGGAGTAGAACCATTTCAATTCTGCTAAGCATCATTTCTATGAGAAAAACACTTCTGAAACTACACCCACAGAATCTAAAAAGCCAGACGACTCCACGTGTTCATATCATCCTTAGGCCTTAGCCGCAGGACACACTGAACATCTAGACTACAAAAAAATCGCACATTCTAGCATCCCAGCATTAAACTTGCATAACGCAATGGGCATGACAACCAGGCAATCTATGGAATAAAATCGCAGAGAGGAAGGGAATGCATTACCCCCATGCGTAGCCTCTTGATGAGAGGCATCGGCTTCCTCTTCAGACCCTTCTAGAACCTAAATCCAAACATATACCGAAAAAATGAAAAAGCATAAAACGCAATCAAAACAACAGAAAACATCCATCATCCAGCACAGAATCCAGTCGCCAACAACACCATTTCTGTTGCAGCTAGCGCTTACCTTCTGCGGCGTGGTCGAGATGCCCCGGGTCGGCGTTGGCAACAGCAGCTGCATGGGATGGAGGCGAGCGGCCGGATAGCCTTCGTGGAAGTAGCCTGAATCGGCGTCGCACGACTCCACGGTGCCCGCGTAGGTGTCAGTACAACTCCATGACGCCCACGTAGGTGCCGAAGCCCGGGAATGCCTTCCGCCCCACCCGTCCCACCAGCGCCTCCATCCCTCGCCTCCACCAGCGCGGGCATCGGGAGCAGCGGCGGCCTGGGAGAGGCCAAGCAGAGGCGGAGCAGCGCCGGCACCTTGCCCACGACGAAGAGGTCCTTCCCCAGCGCCTCCACTCCCCATATCTGCGCCACCATCTCGCTAGCGTTGAACACGCCGCGCTCGCAGTACTCCACGGCTGCGCAGCCGCCGGCGGTGTGGACGCTGTTGGCCTAGTCCAGGAACTCCCGCAAGGGCCTTGCGCTCCTTGATAGCGTCGAACTCGGTGATCATGAAGCTGACGCCCTTCTGGGAACCGAAAATCAGGAAGTGGAGAGATTTCTTTTTGGAAACCGAAAATCAGGAGAGGGCGACGCGCGAGATTAGGAGGGGAAGTTTTGCCTAGGGCGCGGTGCGGGGATCGCACGAGCGAGGCAGGCGTTGAAGCTTGCGTTGAAGCCTGGAATTTTCCATGGCCACACGATCGTGGTGAAGCCTTCTAAGAGTAGATCTGTGTCGCTGGTTTGCAAGCGGAGACATAATTTTGATTGGTCCCTTGTAGCAGAGATGTACTCTTACAACACAACTGCCCTCCACCCAACCGGTTCACTGACTTTGGACTCGGGCCTAAACGTCCAAAGCCCAAACGGCACTTACATAGGCTCTCGGCCCCAGTTCTCCTCCCTCTCTGCATGCACTACCCTATCCTCTGCTCTAAGTAAGGtgccgtttggcacggctccagCCAGCACCGGCTCCCGCCCGCATTTCACTGTTCATTCACTGTAGCAAGAGCCGGTTTTCTCTCCCCTACTGCATTCTCTCACTGTAGCCGGGGGTGGGTACTGTTCACAGAGCCAGCGGAGCCAAAATTTCGAGC
Coding sequences within:
- the LOC136449489 gene encoding uncharacterized protein, which gives rise to MGSGGAGEGPLRRGQGAGAAPPLLGLSQAAAAPDARAGGGEGWRRWWDGWGGRHSRASAPTWASWSCTDTYAGTVESCDADSGYFHEGYPAARLHPMQLLLPTPTRGISTTPQKIIFHLAGTLRKPVGCWQAIAASDKAPAN